In Candidatus Tiamatella incendiivivens, a single genomic region encodes these proteins:
- a CDS encoding MBL fold metallo-hydrolase: MQLESIIVADVTPIGEGYISAFILLGEDKTAIVDPGSINGYEKLKNKLESLEVRPDYIIPTHVHIDHGGASCKLARDYPRAKILVHPRGVKHLIDPSKLWNASKTVLGSVADVYGQPLPCEESMVFETKDRGKLDLGGLTIQFIHTPGHASHHQSIWIPETSIMLSGDSAGAILATDNGEVFIPTTPPPFKPDYYISSVEKMIGFTPQYIGPTHYGIYGEALKYLEEHLKQIKLWVNIALDVARSGHTSPEQFLERIKDTDDNAIFFLENENPIVQGSFIYTTAVGLMDYAVKTIKSSQA, translated from the coding sequence TTGCAGCTGGAAAGCATCATAGTTGCAGATGTAACTCCTATAGGAGAAGGATACATCTCTGCTTTCATTCTTCTAGGAGAAGATAAAACTGCTATAGTTGATCCCGGATCTATTAATGGTTATGAAAAGCTGAAGAATAAATTAGAGAGCCTAGAAGTTAGACCCGACTATATCATACCTACTCATGTCCACATAGACCATGGAGGAGCAAGCTGTAAGCTTGCCAGAGACTATCCTAGAGCAAAGATACTCGTTCATCCTAGAGGCGTGAAACATCTTATAGATCCTAGTAAGCTGTGGAACGCAAGTAAAACTGTTCTAGGATCTGTAGCCGATGTTTACGGGCAACCTCTTCCATGTGAGGAAAGTATGGTATTCGAGACGAAAGATAGGGGAAAACTTGATTTAGGGGGTCTAACGATTCAATTCATCCACACTCCAGGCCATGCAAGCCACCACCAGAGTATTTGGATCCCGGAAACAAGTATAATGCTTTCCGGCGACTCTGCAGGGGCTATACTTGCCACGGACAATGGGGAAGTGTTTATACCCACAACACCTCCCCCGTTCAAACCAGATTATTACATATCTAGCGTTGAGAAAATGATAGGGTTCACACCACAGTATATAGGGCCAACGCACTATGGTATCTATGGAGAAGCATTAAAATACCTCGAAGAACATTTGAAGCAGATTAAACTATGGGTTAACATCGCATTAGATGTTGCCAGGAGCGGTCATACTAGTCCTGAACAGTTCCTAGAGAGAATAAAGGATACTGACGATAATGCAATATTCTTCCTGGAGAACGAGAATCCGATAGTACAGGGCAGCTTTATATACACTACAGCAGTGGGACTAATGGATTATGCTGTAAAAACAATTAAGTCTAGTCAGGCTTGA
- a CDS encoding UbiX family flavin prenyltransferase, translating into MPECKNILVAITGASGVIYAERFLEVAVQNKIEISGVIVTDSALNVARIELDRDLRIPPEIPAYREKDFTAPFASSSGIPQCMVIVPASMNTIAKIATGLQDDLVSRAADSLLRLGRRLVAVPRETPLGIVELKNMVKLAERGVIVLPASPGFYAKPRIIDDLIDFVVGKILDALGITNSLYNHWGTKTRPP; encoded by the coding sequence GTGCCCGAATGTAAAAATATTCTAGTGGCAATAACAGGTGCTAGCGGAGTTATATATGCAGAACGATTCCTTGAAGTAGCAGTACAAAATAAAATAGAAATAAGCGGTGTTATTGTTACAGATTCCGCGTTAAATGTGGCTAGAATAGAACTGGATAGAGACCTTAGAATTCCACCTGAAATACCTGCGTATCGAGAAAAGGATTTCACTGCTCCCTTTGCCAGTAGTAGCGGTATACCTCAATGTATGGTAATAGTCCCTGCAAGTATGAACACTATCGCGAAAATAGCAACGGGACTTCAAGATGATTTAGTGTCGAGGGCGGCAGACTCTCTCTTAAGACTAGGTAGACGGCTTGTCGCGGTTCCTAGGGAAACACCTCTAGGAATAGTTGAACTGAAAAATATGGTTAAACTAGCGGAGAGGGGAGTTATAGTACTTCCAGCATCACCAGGCTTTTATGCTAAGCCAAGGATTATAGATGATCTAATAGACTTTGTTGTCGGGAAAATTCTCGATGCCCTTGGCATTACAAATAGTCTATATAACCACTGGGGAACTAAAACTCGTCCTCCTTGA
- a CDS encoding haloacid dehalogenase: MNTSLPEMISSIKEKLDTLDSIRNEALKISRDVIRLSGWSITKLHEGDIDDASKHLEECGNTSRKLLDMTKPYPVLYYSGFVNNAISEYVEAEVFYNIITVNYIPTPSELSVPIVPYLQGLADTVGELKRMVLDYLGKNKLDDAEKLFGWMYTIYSELRGLDYPDSLVPGLKRKVDVARRLVDDTKAFLVDLRSRYELINLMDRIEGLSDARRHQG, translated from the coding sequence TTGAACACCAGTCTACCGGAGATGATTTCTAGTATAAAGGAGAAGCTGGATACGCTTGATAGTATTAGAAATGAAGCTTTGAAAATTAGTAGAGACGTTATACGGCTTAGCGGATGGAGCATAACCAAGTTACACGAAGGAGACATTGATGACGCATCCAAGCATTTAGAGGAATGCGGGAACACTAGTCGGAAATTGCTTGATATGACTAAACCCTATCCAGTACTTTACTATAGTGGTTTTGTAAATAATGCTATTTCAGAATATGTAGAGGCTGAGGTTTTCTACAATATTATCACGGTAAACTATATACCAACGCCTTCCGAGCTTAGTGTACCAATAGTTCCTTATCTTCAAGGATTAGCAGATACTGTTGGTGAGCTCAAGAGAATGGTTTTGGATTATCTTGGAAAGAATAAGTTGGATGATGCTGAAAAATTGTTTGGTTGGATGTATACTATTTATAGCGAGCTTAGGGGCTTGGATTATCCTGATTCACTGGTTCCTGGCCTTAAGAGAAAGGTGGATGTTGCCAGGAGACTCGTAGATGATACTAAGGCTTTTCTCGTAGATTTGAGATCACGATATGAGCTTATAAACTTGATGGATAGAATAGAGGGGCTCAGTGATGCGAGGCGTCATCAAGGCTAG
- the pyrH gene encoding UMP kinase: protein MKIVVKISGKYFTPINSAYAEELASVLKEIQSRENRIAVVVGGGKTARDYIKPLRELGVNEGHLDLLGIRASRLNAYALTLLLGESAYPEIPGSIEEFLEYWATGRMVVAGGFQPGQSTNAVSALIAEAITASTLYNMTNVDGVYTDDPKRNPNAVKLDELTVSELKKILSRKSANAGTYELFDGLSLDIIERSKIQVVVLDGSHPINLIKHIRGERIGTLIKPD, encoded by the coding sequence TTGAAGATAGTTGTGAAAATCAGCGGAAAATATTTTACACCAATAAATTCAGCCTACGCTGAGGAACTGGCCAGCGTTTTAAAGGAAATACAAAGCAGGGAAAACAGAATAGCTGTAGTGGTGGGAGGAGGTAAAACGGCTAGGGATTACATTAAGCCACTAAGAGAACTAGGAGTCAATGAAGGGCACTTGGATCTATTAGGTATAAGGGCTTCAAGGTTGAATGCATATGCACTAACGCTTCTACTAGGAGAATCGGCATATCCTGAAATACCAGGAAGTATTGAAGAGTTCCTTGAATACTGGGCCACAGGTAGAATGGTTGTGGCAGGAGGATTCCAACCGGGGCAATCCACGAATGCTGTATCAGCACTTATTGCTGAGGCAATAACAGCTAGTACACTATACAATATGACCAATGTAGATGGTGTTTATACTGATGATCCTAAGAGAAATCCGAATGCAGTCAAACTCGACGAGCTAACTGTTTCAGAATTGAAGAAAATATTAAGTAGAAAAAGTGCAAATGCTGGGACTTATGAACTCTTTGATGGACTTTCACTTGACATAATTGAAAGGTCAAAGATACAGGTAGTTGTTTTAGACGGATCTCATCCAATTAATCTTATAAAACATATAAGAGGAGAAAGGATAGGGACTCTTATCAAGCCTGACTAG
- a CDS encoding helix-turn-helix domain-containing protein, which yields MARKRITARDKVLSALEKADRPLRVTEISKVSGVNYNTVRGVLYRLMKEGLITRYLGGYLLREKKR from the coding sequence TTGGCAAGGAAGAGAATTACAGCGAGAGATAAGGTTCTGAGTGCTCTTGAAAAGGCTGATAGACCTCTCAGAGTTACAGAGATCTCTAAAGTCTCTGGAGTTAACTATAATACAGTCAGAGGAGTGTTGTATAGGCTCATGAAAGAAGGATTAATAACTAGGTATCTCGGCGGTTATCTCTTGAGAGAGAAGAAAAGATGA
- a CDS encoding phosphoesterase, with protein sequence MSECKVIAIGDWDADGTVAAALIKYSQKVLKSYPVKGDCELQSLPAGPRSIDNVLEDLECPTVLVILDIPYTSTVKSALESFRSQCSESRIIYVDHHRSTIVSTDELEDKYKVEVITGVTPTSILLYNILRSLRLTLTPRLREFSKAIGILEHSSRYLEEEVSRKMVDLAASISKTLNVEHDPELWQRFVDWLASPLPFDEFKFKPKTIKSNTKVEVKDLSQIIADERDRELKEVSRELAMTAQSLGYIKFIDARKKWRKRGATALASKIYGILHSPVALLVSTSEGYSLLIIRAGRGLAQRVIDYLDVQGVIVDKGGHGNIAMARIKEEVTLEKLKSLLRRAVVSAI encoded by the coding sequence TTGAGTGAATGTAAAGTTATAGCAATAGGGGACTGGGATGCTGACGGTACTGTTGCAGCAGCCTTAATTAAGTATTCCCAAAAGGTACTGAAGTCGTATCCTGTTAAAGGGGACTGTGAGTTGCAGTCATTACCTGCAGGTCCCAGAAGTATTGATAATGTTCTAGAAGATCTGGAGTGTCCAACTGTTCTAGTAATCCTTGATATACCATACACATCAACCGTTAAGAGTGCTTTAGAATCCTTTCGATCCCAGTGTAGCGAGTCGAGAATAATCTATGTTGATCATCATAGATCGACCATAGTATCGACTGATGAACTTGAGGATAAATATAAAGTAGAGGTGATAACAGGCGTGACACCTACTAGTATACTGCTCTATAATATACTCAGAAGCTTGAGATTAACATTAACGCCGAGACTGAGAGAGTTCTCCAAAGCTATCGGTATACTAGAGCATAGTAGCAGGTATCTGGAAGAGGAGGTTTCCCGGAAGATGGTTGATCTTGCAGCAAGTATATCAAAAACTCTCAATGTAGAACACGACCCAGAGCTATGGCAACGGTTTGTCGATTGGCTGGCTTCGCCATTACCTTTTGACGAGTTTAAATTTAAGCCGAAAACGATAAAATCTAATACTAAAGTCGAAGTAAAGGATCTGTCCCAGATTATAGCTGATGAAAGGGATCGTGAATTAAAGGAGGTTTCTAGAGAACTAGCTATGACTGCCCAAAGCTTAGGTTACATAAAATTCATTGATGCGAGAAAGAAGTGGAGAAAGAGAGGGGCAACTGCTCTGGCTTCTAAGATATATGGAATTCTCCATAGTCCTGTGGCACTTTTAGTTTCAACTTCCGAGGGTTATAGTCTATTAATTATTAGAGCGGGAAGAGGCCTTGCTCAAAGAGTAATAGATTATCTCGACGTTCAGGGAGTTATTGTAGATAAGGGAGGACATGGAAATATAGCAATGGCAAGGATTAAGGAAGAGGTTACGTTAGAGAAACTAAAATCCCTCCTAAGACGTGCAGTTGTAAGTGCTATTTGA
- a CDS encoding thiolase family protein: MPQSYIIDMVRTPVGRFGKSLRNEHPAELASFAAKRLVERAGISPNDIDFIIMGHVIRAGTSMDTARQVVLRAGFPPEIDGMTVDMVCASGMAALVTARQIIRNGDADVIIAGGVESMSYAPIMLPSTARWGIRHLIGRKAELVDAMVNDGLFDVIENRIMGEEADLVAKKHSAAREELDWIAYESFRRAAEAWDKGYMKDYVIPYEKNGQVLLNSDEGIRRDTSVEKLGRLPPAFFPDGLHTAGSSSQLSDGAAVLLLMSEDKMKELGHKPKAHILGYTYTGLETWRFPEAPIYAVKKLLSKLGMSINDIDYWENNEAFAVSSWLVHHLLGIPYEKLNLHGGAIAIGHPLGMSGARISIELINVLEKHGGKKGVASICHGLGGAAALALELV; the protein is encoded by the coding sequence ATGCCCCAATCATATATAATAGACATGGTTAGAACTCCTGTAGGAAGATTTGGTAAAAGCCTCAGAAACGAGCATCCAGCAGAACTCGCCTCTTTTGCAGCAAAGCGTCTTGTAGAACGAGCTGGGATTTCTCCGAATGATATTGATTTTATAATTATGGGCCACGTCATAAGGGCAGGCACAAGCATGGACACAGCTAGACAGGTCGTGTTAAGAGCAGGATTTCCTCCGGAAATAGATGGAATGACTGTTGACATGGTATGTGCAAGTGGTATGGCGGCATTAGTTACTGCACGTCAAATAATTAGAAATGGAGATGCGGATGTAATTATAGCGGGTGGAGTAGAGTCAATGAGTTATGCACCAATAATGCTCCCGAGTACTGCTAGATGGGGCATTCGCCATCTAATAGGCAGGAAAGCAGAACTTGTAGACGCAATGGTTAATGACGGCTTGTTCGATGTTATTGAAAACAGAATTATGGGTGAGGAAGCGGATCTTGTGGCGAAGAAACATAGTGCAGCTAGGGAAGAATTAGACTGGATAGCATATGAAAGTTTCAGAAGAGCAGCTGAAGCTTGGGATAAAGGGTATATGAAGGACTATGTAATTCCATATGAGAAGAACGGTCAAGTGTTACTCAACTCTGATGAAGGGATAAGGAGAGATACTAGTGTAGAGAAACTTGGGAGACTCCCGCCAGCTTTCTTTCCAGACGGACTTCACACAGCAGGGAGCAGTAGTCAACTCAGTGACGGAGCCGCTGTTCTTTTACTTATGAGTGAGGATAAAATGAAGGAATTAGGACATAAGCCTAAGGCTCATATATTAGGATACACTTATACTGGACTGGAGACTTGGAGATTTCCTGAGGCTCCTATCTATGCGGTGAAGAAATTGTTAAGCAAACTTGGCATGAGCATTAACGATATAGACTACTGGGAGAATAATGAGGCATTCGCAGTCTCTAGCTGGCTAGTTCATCATCTTCTAGGAATTCCTTACGAGAAGCTCAATCTCCATGGCGGAGCTATTGCAATAGGACACCCGCTAGGAATGAGTGGTGCTAGAATCAGCATTGAACTGATAAATGTATTAGAGAAACATGGGGGCAAAAAGGGAGTTGCCAGTATATGCCATGGACTAGGTGGAGCCGCGGCACTAGCTTTAGAGCTAGTATAA
- a CDS encoding macro domain-containing protein yields the protein MRCFEIPNGILIVTEGDITEVNVEAIVNAANSQLWMGGGVAGAIKRKGGVEIEEEAVKKGPVPVGKAVATTAGKLKTNYVIHAPTMEYPAVRIPLENVVKATKAALEEAVQLEVESMAFPAMGAGVGGLSIEKVSEEMGRILLETDHPRTVLFIAYGGKAYEEMLAGVSKVLGETECPNVKIF from the coding sequence TTGAGATGCTTTGAAATTCCCAACGGAATTCTCATAGTTACTGAAGGAGATATAACTGAAGTGAATGTGGAGGCTATTGTAAATGCTGCTAACAGTCAGCTATGGATGGGAGGCGGTGTTGCAGGAGCTATTAAAAGAAAAGGAGGAGTTGAAATAGAGGAGGAGGCGGTGAAGAAAGGGCCTGTACCCGTTGGTAAAGCTGTTGCAACGACTGCAGGGAAACTAAAAACAAACTATGTAATTCACGCACCGACTATGGAATATCCTGCTGTGAGAATACCTTTAGAAAACGTAGTCAAAGCTACCAAGGCGGCTTTAGAGGAGGCCGTTCAGTTGGAAGTGGAAAGTATGGCTTTTCCTGCTATGGGGGCTGGTGTAGGTGGTTTAAGTATTGAGAAGGTCTCTGAAGAGATGGGCAGGATTTTATTGGAAACAGATCATCCGAGGACTGTACTATTCATAGCTTATGGGGGAAAAGCCTATGAGGAAATGTTGGCAGGAGTTTCAAAAGTGTTGGGTGAAACTGAGTGCCCGAATGTAAAAATATTCTAG